In Chloracidobacterium sp., the following proteins share a genomic window:
- a CDS encoding BrnT family toxin produces MKYFAWNAEKNEQLKAERGISFEEVVFHIENGDLLDEVDHPNQRRYLHQRMFVVKIGEYAFLVPFVQTGEETFLKTLIPNRKATRMYLGDSDEED; encoded by the coding sequence GTGAAGTATTTCGCTTGGAATGCGGAGAAGAATGAGCAGCTAAAAGCTGAGCGAGGCATTTCGTTCGAAGAGGTTGTTTTTCACATTGAGAACGGCGATCTGCTTGATGAGGTCGATCATCCAAATCAGCGGCGATACCTGCATCAGCGAATGTTCGTCGTTAAGATCGGCGAATACGCTTTTCTCGTTCCGTTTGTACAAACGGGCGAAGAAACGTTCCTAAAGACGCTCATTCCGAATCGAAAGGCGACCAGGATGTACTTAGGTGATTCAGATGAAGAAGATTAA
- a CDS encoding tetratricopeptide repeat protein, translated as MLRYACLLLVCFASAGSVVTGQTTADDYFNRAIDRQKEGDINGAILDYTKAIEINPNDDDAYSNRGNLKKKKGDLAGALADFNKAINIDPGKAAPWINRGIVRFRQGNYNGAIADYDKAIERDPSNSSAYYNRGNARHTAGDLNGAITDLTKVIELNPKHARAYNNRGKAKFDLKDLTGAIADFTNSIEIDPSNADAYRNRASAYRAQNRSTLATVDEQKARSLN; from the coding sequence ATGCTTAGATATGCGTGTCTTCTGCTTGTGTGCTTTGCCTCTGCCGGCTCGGTCGTGACCGGGCAGACGACCGCTGACGACTATTTTAATCGCGCGATCGACCGGCAAAAAGAGGGTGATATCAACGGTGCGATCCTTGATTACACAAAAGCGATCGAGATCAACCCAAACGACGACGATGCCTACAGCAATCGGGGCAATTTGAAAAAGAAAAAGGGTGATCTCGCGGGGGCTCTTGCCGACTTTAACAAGGCCATCAACATCGATCCCGGGAAGGCCGCCCCGTGGATAAATCGAGGTATCGTCCGCTTCCGGCAAGGCAACTACAACGGTGCAATTGCTGACTACGACAAAGCGATCGAACGTGATCCGTCGAATTCGTCCGCCTACTACAACCGCGGCAACGCCCGCCACACCGCAGGCGACCTAAACGGCGCCATCACCGACCTGACTAAAGTCATCGAGCTAAACCCCAAACACGCAAGGGCTTACAACAATCGCGGCAAAGCCAAATTCGACCTGAAAGACCTGACGGGAGCGATAGCTGATTTCACAAATTCGATCGAGATCGACCCATCAAATGCGGATGCCTACCGCAACCGCGCCTCCGCGTACCGCGCGCAGAACAGATCCACGCTCGCCACTGTCGACGAACAAAAGGCTCGTAGCCTGAACTAA
- a CDS encoding ZIP family metal transporter produces the protein MDPLLIRLIIFGLCAGAANVLGGAILFPSQLQRSYRKYLKYLLAVGAGFMLAVTIFEILPRTVELWQTSAPTGHDALYIPMLLFMGGYLLTQFFEHTIAPHIHLGEEMHCDDASHGHEIIPARSAYTAVAGLLVHTFFDGVSIAAASQIDLKAGLLVFVAVILHKFPEGFTIGSMVLAAGKGTRQVLASTSLIGLATFAGVMFFYFLGSNLGFTAAYALPIAGGVTLYVAASDLIPEVNHHGGKSPLVSIFVFAGVALFFASQQLLHAIIH, from the coding sequence ATGGACCCATTGCTCATTCGCCTCATTATCTTCGGCTTGTGTGCCGGTGCCGCTAATGTCCTTGGCGGGGCGATCCTTTTCCCTTCGCAGCTTCAGCGGAGCTACCGCAAATATCTCAAATATCTTCTCGCCGTCGGTGCGGGATTCATGCTCGCGGTCACGATATTCGAGATACTGCCGCGCACGGTCGAACTGTGGCAGACATCGGCGCCAACTGGCCACGATGCCCTTTACATACCGATGCTGCTGTTTATGGGCGGCTATCTGCTGACGCAGTTTTTCGAGCACACCATCGCGCCGCACATTCACCTCGGCGAAGAGATGCACTGCGACGACGCGAGTCACGGCCACGAGATCATCCCGGCACGGTCTGCATACACTGCCGTTGCCGGGCTGCTCGTTCACACGTTTTTTGACGGGGTTTCTATTGCCGCGGCGTCGCAGATCGACCTGAAGGCAGGCCTCCTTGTCTTCGTGGCCGTAATTCTCCACAAATTCCCGGAAGGGTTCACTATCGGCTCAATGGTCCTAGCCGCAGGCAAAGGCACGCGACAGGTCCTCGCATCAACTTCTCTTATCGGCCTCGCGACGTTTGCCGGCGTAATGTTCTTTTACTTTTTAGGATCGAATCTCGGCTTCACCGCCGCCTACGCCCTGCCCATCGCCGGCGGTGTCACGCTCTACGTCGCCGCCAGCGACCTCATCCCCGAGGTCAACCACCACGGCGGCAAAAGCCCACTTGTCTCAATATTTGTCTTCGCCGGCGTCGCCCTCTTCTTCGCCAGCCAACAACTCCTCCACGCGATAATCCACTAA
- a CDS encoding O-antigen ligase family protein, giving the protein MHTRLSTLIFILVCVLVFYTTLAYGAVHQPVLILSYAMIVLLAGFWGVDSILKGQIRYSRSLIQAPLLVLAAYGLVQTFPFGYVPDAAGVGQIARTISLEPNSTLLTALHMLLLCIFLGACLAYIDTAARLRRIALVLTIFGFIYAFYAILQSVLSPDKIYGIYDPVAAVPFGSFVNRHNFAAIIEMLISIPLGLLFVGAVTPDKRLLYVVAVLLMGSALLLSGSRGGLVALGLQLIFLVLMSSRASAHKRTGLKIALSLLLVLGVIGGAIFTGGDTSLTRFAESAERQNISSDRFEIWSITLKVIGDNLPFGTGLGAYATAFTKFDTAAGVARVEQAHNDYLQVVSDAGIVGLVLGGLFLFLLVREGLRNTVMPNTFRRGIAVGSFTACFGILVHSMFDFVLHVTAVAAMFLLMMAVLVASGRSFDDDIVDFDERHPRRRRRRKASVTPIREDPTVG; this is encoded by the coding sequence ATGCACACACGGCTCAGCACCCTGATATTCATTTTGGTCTGCGTGTTAGTGTTCTACACGACACTCGCCTATGGGGCGGTCCACCAACCGGTCCTTATCCTTAGCTACGCAATGATCGTTTTACTTGCGGGCTTTTGGGGTGTGGACTCGATCTTGAAGGGGCAGATCCGATACAGTCGAAGCCTCATTCAGGCCCCGCTCTTGGTGCTGGCGGCCTACGGTCTTGTGCAGACGTTTCCGTTTGGTTATGTCCCCGACGCGGCCGGGGTTGGGCAGATCGCCCGAACGATCTCGCTGGAGCCTAACTCCACCCTCCTCACAGCCCTGCATATGCTGTTGCTGTGTATTTTTCTGGGAGCATGCCTGGCATACATCGACACAGCTGCGCGGTTACGGCGAATTGCACTCGTCCTAACGATATTTGGGTTTATCTACGCGTTTTACGCGATCCTGCAATCAGTGCTGAGCCCTGATAAGATCTACGGAATATATGATCCTGTGGCAGCGGTCCCATTCGGCTCGTTTGTGAATCGGCACAACTTTGCTGCGATCATTGAGATGCTCATCAGTATTCCGCTCGGTCTACTGTTCGTCGGGGCGGTCACGCCGGATAAGCGGTTGCTCTACGTTGTTGCAGTGTTACTGATGGGATCCGCCCTCCTGCTCAGCGGTTCGCGCGGCGGGCTGGTCGCCCTTGGACTCCAGTTGATATTCCTGGTGCTTATGTCCTCTCGAGCAAGCGCGCACAAGAGGACTGGCCTGAAGATCGCATTGTCCCTGTTGCTCGTCCTGGGCGTCATTGGCGGGGCAATATTCACGGGTGGGGATACGTCGCTCACGCGTTTTGCTGAGTCGGCTGAGCGTCAGAATATCTCGTCAGACCGTTTCGAGATATGGTCGATCACGCTCAAGGTTATCGGCGACAACCTGCCATTCGGAACAGGCCTGGGTGCCTATGCGACGGCGTTCACCAAATTTGATACTGCGGCAGGGGTTGCCCGCGTTGAGCAGGCCCATAACGATTATCTGCAGGTCGTTTCGGACGCGGGGATCGTGGGGCTGGTTCTTGGCGGCCTGTTTCTGTTCTTGTTGGTTCGCGAGGGACTGAGAAATACGGTGATGCCAAACACGTTTCGTCGCGGGATCGCCGTGGGTTCATTCACTGCGTGTTTCGGAATCTTGGTGCACAGCATGTTCGACTTTGTTCTACATGTTACGGCTGTTGCGGCGATGTTTTTGCTTATGATGGCTGTGCTAGTCGCTTCGGGTCGGTCATTCGATGATGACATTGTGGATTTTGACGAACGCCACCCACGACGGCGACGTAGGCGAAAGGCGAGCGTGACGCCAATACGTGAGGATCCAACAGTTGGGTGA
- a CDS encoding phosphatidylserine decarboxylase has protein sequence MVREGIPFVLIPLVIAVGLSLLGWWPVALALLALAAFMAFFFRDPPRVAPTGEGLVVSAADGRVTRIDEHEGGKVVSVFLSPLDVHINRSPITGTIREINYTAGRNMPATNNEASLLNERNSLVIEGSDVTVTCTQIAGILARRIVCWPLKGDNLIRGQKFGLIKFSSRTDVVMPADVRLEVKVGDRVRGGETVIARYGD, from the coding sequence ATGGTTCGAGAGGGCATTCCATTCGTTCTTATTCCGCTTGTGATCGCTGTTGGGCTTAGCTTGCTCGGCTGGTGGCCGGTGGCGCTTGCGCTTCTCGCTCTGGCGGCGTTCATGGCGTTCTTTTTCCGAGACCCACCGCGGGTTGCTCCGACTGGTGAGGGGCTGGTAGTTTCAGCAGCCGACGGCCGTGTCACGCGAATAGATGAGCATGAGGGCGGCAAGGTCGTTAGCGTTTTTCTCTCGCCGTTGGACGTTCACATCAACCGTTCGCCGATTACAGGCACCATCCGCGAGATCAACTATACGGCGGGGCGCAATATGCCGGCAACAAACAACGAAGCGAGCCTGTTGAACGAGCGAAATTCGCTAGTCATCGAGGGTTCGGACGTCACGGTGACCTGCACGCAGATAGCCGGAATTCTCGCCCGGCGCATTGTCTGCTGGCCTTTGAAAGGCGATAATCTCATTCGCGGTCAAAAATTCGGCCTGATCAAGTTCAGCTCGCGAACGGACGTAGTGATGCCGGCCGACGTGAGGCTCGAGGTCAAGGTCGGTGACCGCGTCAGAGGCGGCGAGACCGTGATCGCACGCTACGGCGATTGA
- the nth gene encoding endonuclease III: MPLDRKKQAAEVVKRLRNEYPDAHCALNHATPFELMVATILSAQCTDARVNIVSAELFRKYRGPEDYLNVTQQELERDIHSTGFFRNKAKNIQAACRRLIDVYGGEVPRTMEDMLTLGGVARKTANVVLGNAFGIASGVVVDTHVSRLSQRLGLTKNKTPMKIEEDLQKLIPRDDWVMLPHWLISHGRAVCIARKPRCGQCVLADICPSAM; this comes from the coding sequence ATGCCCCTCGACCGAAAGAAACAGGCCGCCGAGGTCGTGAAACGGCTGCGAAACGAATATCCAGATGCCCACTGCGCCCTGAACCACGCTACGCCATTCGAACTGATGGTCGCGACGATCCTGTCAGCACAATGCACGGATGCCCGGGTTAACATCGTCTCGGCCGAGTTGTTTCGCAAGTATCGCGGGCCAGAGGATTATCTAAATGTCACGCAGCAGGAGCTTGAACGGGACATCCACTCCACAGGATTCTTTCGCAACAAGGCCAAGAATATCCAGGCCGCGTGCCGGCGGCTGATCGATGTTTACGGCGGCGAGGTGCCTAGGACAATGGAAGACATGCTAACGCTCGGCGGCGTCGCCCGTAAGACCGCAAATGTCGTGTTAGGGAATGCTTTCGGCATCGCCTCGGGTGTGGTCGTTGACACTCATGTATCGCGCCTCTCGCAACGACTCGGCCTTACAAAAAACAAGACGCCGATGAAGATCGAAGAAGACCTGCAGAAACTAATTCCGCGCGATGATTGGGTGATGCTTCCGCACTGGCTAATAAGTCATGGCCGAGCGGTCTGCATTGCCCGCAAGCCAAGATGCGGTCAATGCGTACTGGCCGATATCTGTCCATCGGCCATGTAG
- a CDS encoding M20/M25/M40 family metallo-hydrolase, translated as MKMTKMFTAVISASLFFSFIAPASLVAQDAKTAEVYAAIRKEGMENSKIMHTMHYLTDVYGPRLTGSPNHVAAAKWAAREMLSWGFDKAELEPWEFGHPGWVNERAVGLMQKPVQDTLTFEVLAWTPSTKGVVVADAVNLIVPQFASSENPKVMQNPTSEELTAYLDSMKTAVAGKVVFIGKPAVIPVTIDPPNKRIADDVAKCRMDPTKTPQDCGGGGFFGPPGGQGVTPRPNALSGREIDAALDAFLIENGAALRVNDAGREHGQIRAFNNRTFDITKAPPTVVMRNEDFGRVTRLLASEQPVRLEFDIRNRLVPDGVTSYNTIGEIAGTDKKDEVIMLGGHLDSWHSATGATDNAIGSAIMLEAARILKAVGVKPRRTVRIALWGGEEQGLLGSQAYVKRHFGSAEAPGPDYGKFGGYFNIDSGTGRARGMTVFGPPEAATILRDALNGFEEYGFMGVVSTKNRGLGGTDHTSFNNGGLPGIGVMQDPIEYGSHTWHTNLDTYERIIEDDVKKSAVIVATAVYALAMRDEMLPRFKADEMPSIPDAGGPPRPSPTPSPATRP; from the coding sequence ATGAAAATGACCAAAATGTTTACCGCCGTCATCTCGGCGTCGCTTTTCTTCTCATTCATCGCCCCGGCCTCCCTGGTAGCGCAGGACGCGAAAACAGCCGAGGTCTATGCCGCGATTCGAAAGGAAGGCATGGAGAATTCGAAAATAATGCACACAATGCATTATCTTACTGATGTTTACGGGCCGCGGTTGACGGGCAGCCCGAACCATGTCGCGGCGGCAAAATGGGCCGCGCGCGAGATGCTGTCGTGGGGATTTGATAAGGCGGAACTTGAGCCATGGGAATTCGGGCACCCCGGCTGGGTCAATGAGCGAGCGGTGGGCCTGATGCAGAAGCCGGTCCAGGATACTCTAACGTTCGAGGTGCTGGCATGGACGCCCTCGACCAAAGGCGTGGTCGTGGCGGACGCGGTGAATCTGATCGTTCCACAGTTTGCATCTAGTGAGAATCCAAAAGTGATGCAAAATCCGACCAGTGAGGAACTGACGGCTTACCTCGACTCCATGAAAACAGCAGTGGCGGGCAAGGTCGTATTTATCGGCAAGCCGGCCGTGATCCCTGTGACCATCGACCCGCCTAACAAGCGTATTGCCGATGATGTCGCAAAATGCAGGATGGACCCGACAAAGACTCCGCAGGATTGCGGCGGCGGTGGCTTCTTTGGCCCTCCGGGCGGCCAGGGCGTGACGCCGCGTCCGAATGCATTATCGGGCCGCGAGATCGACGCCGCGCTTGATGCCTTCCTGATAGAGAATGGAGCAGCCCTCCGTGTTAACGATGCCGGACGCGAGCATGGGCAGATCCGCGCATTCAATAACCGGACGTTCGATATCACCAAGGCTCCGCCGACGGTGGTCATGCGTAATGAGGACTTCGGCCGCGTAACCCGTTTGCTGGCGAGTGAACAGCCGGTGCGCCTGGAGTTTGATATTCGGAATCGGCTCGTGCCCGACGGCGTGACGAGCTACAACACCATAGGCGAGATCGCGGGCACGGACAAGAAGGATGAGGTCATCATGCTTGGCGGCCATCTTGATTCGTGGCATTCGGCAACCGGAGCGACGGACAATGCGATCGGTTCGGCGATCATGCTTGAAGCCGCCCGCATCCTTAAGGCAGTCGGCGTAAAGCCGCGACGAACCGTTAGGATTGCTCTGTGGGGTGGTGAGGAGCAGGGCTTGCTTGGCTCGCAAGCATATGTCAAGCGGCATTTTGGATCGGCTGAAGCTCCGGGGCCGGACTATGGCAAATTTGGCGGCTACTTCAATATCGACAGCGGCACGGGCCGGGCTCGTGGGATGACGGTATTCGGCCCACCCGAGGCTGCAACCATCCTCCGTGATGCCCTGAACGGATTTGAGGAGTATGGGTTCATGGGTGTCGTCTCTACAAAGAACCGCGGCCTCGGCGGGACAGACCATACATCGTTCAATAACGGCGGATTGCCCGGCATTGGCGTGATGCAGGACCCGATCGAATATGGTTCGCACACCTGGCATACGAATCTCGATACCTACGAGCGGATCATCGAGGACGACGTAAAGAAATCTGCCGTCATTGTCGCGACCGCCGTCTATGCCCTGGCGATGCGCGATGAAATGCTCCCACGGTTCAAGGCCGATGAGATGCCGTCGATCCCGGACGCTGGTGGTCCGCCTCGGCCATCACCGACGCCGTCGCCGGCAACGCGACCGTAA
- the rsmH gene encoding 16S rRNA (cytosine(1402)-N(4))-methyltransferase RsmH gives MQGEHTDLGHVPVLLRESLEFLNIEKPGVYVDATVGLGGHSEAILAANTDNRLIGIDQDRDALRAAGERLERFGGRARLVHSNYSAIAEIIDNSNWGRPNGILADLGVSSLQFDSAERGFSLRHDAELDMRMDVDSDRPTAAELLATLDEAEIADIIYRYGEERASRKIARWIVNRRSEGRPVTTTFDLADLVKRAVRQSPKERTHPATRTFQALRIAVNSEFENLEGFLESSVDVLAGGGRLAVITFHSLEDRIVKHAFQRLSGKCSCPPRMPMCRCGAVKKVEILTRKPVLPTEQEIRENSRSRSAKLRAVSKVAPSGSKF, from the coding sequence ATGCAGGGCGAACACACCGATCTCGGTCACGTTCCGGTCTTACTCAGAGAATCACTTGAGTTTCTAAATATTGAAAAGCCGGGAGTTTACGTTGATGCGACGGTCGGACTCGGCGGCCACAGCGAGGCGATACTGGCTGCAAACACCGACAATCGGCTGATCGGGATCGATCAGGACCGGGATGCGTTGAGGGCCGCCGGTGAGCGGCTGGAACGATTCGGAGGCCGTGCTCGGCTGGTACATTCGAATTACTCGGCGATCGCCGAGATCATTGACAACTCAAATTGGGGTAGGCCCAACGGCATTCTTGCGGATCTCGGTGTGTCTTCGCTGCAGTTTGATTCGGCGGAGCGAGGTTTCAGCTTGCGGCACGACGCCGAGCTTGATATGCGGATGGATGTCGATTCTGACCGTCCGACCGCGGCGGAATTGCTGGCGACGCTGGACGAGGCCGAGATCGCGGACATCATCTATCGCTACGGCGAAGAGCGTGCCTCGCGAAAGATCGCCCGCTGGATCGTCAACCGGCGAAGCGAAGGCCGACCGGTGACAACGACATTCGACCTGGCCGATCTGGTCAAGAGGGCCGTCCGGCAAAGCCCGAAAGAGAGGACGCATCCGGCGACGCGGACGTTTCAGGCACTGCGAATAGCGGTAAACAGTGAGTTTGAAAACCTTGAGGGATTTTTGGAAAGCTCAGTCGACGTACTGGCTGGCGGCGGCCGACTGGCAGTGATCACTTTCCATTCGCTTGAGGACCGGATCGTGAAGCACGCATTCCAGCGTTTATCGGGCAAATGCTCGTGTCCGCCCAGAATGCCGATGTGCCGCTGTGGAGCGGTTAAGAAAGTTGAAATATTGACGCGAAAGCCGGTCCTGCCGACCGAGCAGGAGATACGGGAAAATTCGCGTTCGCGAAGTGCGAAGCTAAGAGCTGTCTCAAAGGTGGCTCCTAGCGGTAGTAAATTCTAA
- a CDS encoding CDP-alcohol phosphatidyltransferase family protein — MADEETKPPHRGLKKGLYVIPTLFTAANVAMGFVAVLSSIRGFQAITTDPELAASYFNSAAIAIGLAILFDTMDGRIARATRTATEIGVQFDSLADVLTFGIAPTALMYSWAIAPTFTENSPGYVLGVFLLFMFLMCGAFRLARFNLQASRPRVLIEGAPKLDKKAFVGLPIPPAGGLLAAIVHFSPAPLTAKGESAAQFYGYALLALVAVLAILMVSTIRYSSMKAAGGGRKGFFLVLALAAVGMTIWFYSQYALLVLAVAYTSHGVVWWLLRPIFVRPATSQEA; from the coding sequence ATGGCAGACGAAGAGACAAAACCTCCGCACCGAGGACTAAAGAAGGGCCTTTACGTCATCCCGACGCTGTTCACCGCGGCAAACGTCGCGATGGGCTTCGTCGCCGTCCTCTCGTCAATACGCGGATTCCAGGCGATCACGACAGATCCCGAACTCGCAGCAAGCTACTTTAATTCTGCCGCCATTGCCATCGGACTCGCAATCCTCTTTGACACAATGGACGGCCGCATCGCTCGGGCGACACGAACCGCGACCGAGATCGGCGTCCAGTTCGATTCTCTCGCCGATGTGCTTACTTTTGGCATCGCCCCGACGGCCCTGATGTATAGCTGGGCAATCGCCCCTACGTTCACCGAGAATAGTCCGGGTTACGTGCTCGGTGTATTCCTGCTGTTCATGTTCCTAATGTGCGGCGCGTTTCGGTTAGCGCGCTTCAACCTCCAGGCATCTCGTCCGCGGGTACTCATCGAAGGTGCCCCAAAGCTCGACAAAAAAGCCTTCGTCGGTCTGCCGATACCGCCCGCCGGAGGTCTGCTTGCGGCGATAGTCCACTTCTCACCCGCGCCGCTGACTGCCAAGGGCGAATCCGCCGCGCAGTTTTACGGCTACGCGTTGCTCGCCTTGGTTGCTGTCCTTGCGATCTTAATGGTCTCCACGATCCGTTACTCGAGTATGAAAGCGGCCGGTGGCGGTCGAAAAGGATTCTTCCTCGTCCTTGCTCTTGCGGCGGTGGGTATGACGATATGGTTCTACTCCCAGTATGCCCTGCTTGTGTTGGCCGTCGCCTATACCTCGCATGGCGTCGTCTGGTGGCTGTTGCGACCAATATTCGTCCGGCCTGCAACCTCCCAAGAAGCCTGA
- a CDS encoding antitoxin, with protein MKKIKLDKEEQEIVDSFERGEWRSVPNFAEEKKKAEKAAAATFKKDRRVNIRISTKDLHGLQKRALEEGIPYQTLISSILHKYLAGSLVNNGRS; from the coding sequence ATGAAGAAGATTAAGTTGGACAAAGAAGAACAGGAAATAGTCGACTCATTCGAGCGTGGGGAATGGCGGTCGGTTCCCAATTTTGCGGAAGAAAAGAAAAAAGCCGAGAAAGCCGCGGCCGCAACGTTCAAGAAGGACCGCCGCGTGAACATCCGCATCTCAACCAAAGACCTGCACGGCCTGCAAAAGCGTGCCCTCGAAGAGGGCATTCCCTATCAGACACTCATCTCTAGTATCCTGCATAAGTACCTTGCGGGCAGCTTGGTCAATAACGGTCGTAGCTAG
- a CDS encoding DegT/DnrJ/EryC1/StrS family aminotransferase, which produces MNIPLLDLSEQNASLRPEIEAALGRVLDTNGFILGDEVASLEDELANYCGVKHAIGCASGSDAILLAFIALDIGPGDEVITTPYSFFATVSSITRLGATPVFVDIEAGTYNLDTSQIEAKITPRTKAIEPVHLYGQCADMAALGEIAARHQIPIVEDAAQAIGAEEHGRLAGSLSDVGCFSFYPSKNLGGMGDGGFLTTDDDLLAAKLRALRIHGAEEKYYHKYVGLNSRLDGFQGAVLRVKLPHLDRWTARRRKNAEAYRQLFVDRGLTEHIVLPFERSDAKHIYNQFVIRVPGCRDGLREHLTANRIGTDIYYPIPLHLQECFADLGYREGDLPEAEKAARETLALPIFPELTGEMLSRVADSIAEFFE; this is translated from the coding sequence ATGAACATCCCTTTACTTGACTTGAGCGAGCAGAATGCCAGCCTGCGGCCTGAGATCGAGGCGGCACTGGGCCGCGTTCTCGATACGAACGGCTTTATCCTCGGCGATGAGGTCGCCTCACTCGAGGATGAATTGGCGAATTACTGCGGCGTCAAGCACGCCATCGGTTGTGCATCCGGGAGCGATGCGATCCTGTTGGCATTTATCGCCCTCGATATAGGCCCCGGCGACGAGGTCATAACGACGCCGTATAGTTTTTTTGCTACGGTCAGTTCGATAACGCGGCTGGGTGCGACACCTGTTTTCGTCGATATCGAGGCCGGAACTTACAACCTTGATACTTCGCAGATCGAGGCAAAGATCACCCCGCGCACGAAGGCCATCGAGCCCGTCCATCTCTATGGCCAATGTGCGGACATGGCAGCTCTTGGCGAGATCGCAGCAAGACACCAAATACCCATCGTTGAGGACGCGGCTCAGGCGATCGGGGCGGAAGAGCACGGTCGCCTCGCGGGATCTCTCAGCGACGTCGGCTGTTTCAGTTTCTATCCGTCAAAGAACCTCGGCGGGATGGGCGATGGTGGATTCCTGACCACCGACGATGATCTTTTGGCGGCCAAGCTGCGGGCGCTGCGGATCCATGGGGCGGAGGAAAAATATTATCACAAGTACGTCGGCCTCAATTCGCGCCTTGATGGCTTCCAGGGCGCGGTCCTTCGTGTGAAACTGCCCCATCTCGACCGATGGACGGCCAGAAGACGTAAGAATGCTGAAGCTTACAGACAACTCTTTGTGGATCGCGGACTGACCGAACACATCGTGCTCCCTTTTGAGCGGTCGGATGCCAAGCACATCTATAACCAGTTTGTGATCCGCGTCCCCGGCTGTCGAGATGGACTGAGAGAGCATTTAACGGCAAACCGTATCGGTACCGACATTTACTATCCCATCCCTCTTCACCTTCAGGAATGTTTCGCCGATCTCGGCTATCGTGAAGGCGATCTGCCCGAGGCAGAAAAGGCGGCAAGGGAGACGTTAGCCCTGCCGATCTTTCCGGAGTTGACTGGGGAGATGCTGTCTCGCGTTGCCGACAGCATTGCCGAATTTTTCGAATGA